The Spirochaeta isovalerica genome includes a window with the following:
- a CDS encoding ABC transporter ATP-binding protein — MRTFTNIPSSSGSGLWFLLKGFRVKFFSALLFQAGEVAAGTAGYFVLRFYVDDIINTGDWRFPLIYFSLFYIGFALFRGVFSFLTARGVGGTAEGIARDLRNSIFDHIQKLSFSYHDKTRTGELIQKSTSDVDTIRRFYNEMISGLSRILFMFIINLVSIFYLNTKLALLSIIVIPLLVAMSVFFFNRIHNSYESYQDQDGKVSSAVQENLTGVRVVRAFARQNFEMEKFDEENREKFKRGKRFLINHAMYWPSSHIVCAAQQVFGIIMAAFMVIDGTLSIGDMVAYIGFLNTIIWPIQQMGRIVAQLSTASVSYGRVASILLNDQEELTLGKADAPLKGHIEYRNLSFSYDNSGKVLKNIDIVCEPGHSVALLGETGSGKTSLVNLLPGFYKKDSGELLIDGHPIEEYSRHFLRRNIGIVEQEPFLFSTTIRENISYGVDRDVSEEEIHEAAKAAAIHKSILSFPEKYDTIVGEKGVTLSGGQKQRIAIARTILKNPRILILDDSTSAVDAETEDNIRDALNSLMKGRTTFIIAHRVQSLIDADQILVFKEGRIIQRGVHQSLIDVPGFYKHVFELQNKIEAELEAELEQEVISG, encoded by the coding sequence ATGCGTACTTTCACCAATATCCCGTCCTCTTCAGGCAGCGGTCTGTGGTTTCTGCTTAAAGGGTTCAGGGTTAAATTCTTTTCGGCTCTACTTTTTCAGGCCGGCGAAGTCGCCGCCGGTACAGCCGGATATTTTGTTCTCCGTTTTTATGTCGATGACATCATCAATACGGGAGACTGGCGCTTTCCGCTTATTTATTTCTCTCTCTTTTACATAGGGTTCGCTCTCTTCAGGGGGGTGTTCTCTTTCCTGACGGCACGGGGTGTCGGCGGAACCGCCGAGGGAATCGCCCGGGATTTGAGGAACTCAATTTTTGATCACATACAGAAGCTCTCCTTTTCCTATCACGATAAAACCAGAACGGGGGAACTGATACAGAAATCCACATCCGATGTGGACACGATCCGGCGATTCTATAATGAGATGATTTCGGGGCTTTCCCGGATTCTTTTTATGTTTATCATCAACCTTGTTTCGATTTTTTATCTCAACACGAAACTGGCGCTTCTTTCCATAATCGTTATTCCGCTTCTGGTTGCCATGTCTGTCTTTTTCTTCAACCGCATACACAATTCCTACGAGTCTTATCAGGATCAGGACGGGAAAGTCTCATCGGCCGTTCAGGAAAATCTGACCGGTGTCCGCGTCGTCCGCGCTTTTGCCCGGCAGAATTTTGAAATGGAAAAGTTTGATGAGGAAAACCGGGAGAAATTCAAACGGGGAAAACGTTTTCTGATCAATCACGCCATGTACTGGCCTTCTTCTCATATCGTCTGTGCCGCCCAGCAGGTTTTCGGCATTATCATGGCGGCTTTTATGGTAATCGACGGGACACTTTCCATAGGTGATATGGTCGCCTATATCGGATTTCTGAACACCATTATCTGGCCGATTCAGCAGATGGGACGTATTGTCGCCCAGTTATCAACTGCTTCTGTTTCTTATGGAAGGGTGGCCTCCATTCTTCTTAATGATCAGGAGGAGCTGACTTTGGGCAAGGCCGATGCTCCTTTAAAAGGACATATCGAATACAGGAATCTCTCCTTCAGTTACGATAACTCAGGGAAGGTTCTGAAAAATATCGATATTGTCTGCGAGCCGGGGCATTCCGTGGCTCTGCTGGGAGAAACCGGATCGGGAAAAACGTCTCTGGTTAATCTGCTTCCGGGCTTCTACAAAAAGGACAGCGGTGAACTGCTTATCGACGGCCATCCCATAGAAGAGTATTCCCGTCACTTTCTTCGGCGGAACATCGGAATCGTGGAACAGGAGCCTTTTCTTTTCTCCACAACAATCCGGGAGAATATTTCTTACGGAGTGGACCGGGACGTCAGCGAAGAGGAAATCCATGAAGCGGCTAAAGCGGCTGCCATCCACAAGAGCATTCTCTCCTTTCCTGAAAAATACGATACCATCGTAGGGGAAAAGGGGGTGACCCTTTCCGGCGGCCAGAAACAGAGAATCGCCATCGCGCGAACCATTCTCAAAAATCCCCGCATCCTCATTCTCGACGACTCGACTTCGGCTGTTGATGCGGAGACGGAAGACAATATCCGCGATGCATTGAATTCTCTGATGAAGGGGCGGACCACATTTATCATCGCTCACAGGGTTCAGAGTCTGATCGATGCCGACCAGATCCTTGTGTTTAAGGAAGGGCGGATCATTCAGAGAGGTGTGCACCAGTCCCTTATTGATGTTCCGGGATTCTATAAACATGTATTCGAGCTTCAGAACAAGATCGAAGCGGAACTGGAAGCGGAGCTGGAACAGGAGGTCATCAGTGGCTGA
- a CDS encoding SDR family oxidoreductase, with protein sequence MSSAEKNKRPLALITGAGRSIGIGAAIARTLAADGWDLALSYWTPYDKSMPWGIRSGETEALRDELVSSGANASLYPADLSDPAQPEQLFETIEAEQGAVQAMILSHCYSVDSDIFSTTVESFDRHFAVNARASWLLVREFGMRYKDQSGKGRIIGLTSDHTAGNLPYGASKGALDRIVLASAVEFRDKGITANVINPGATDTGWMDEDLKKTIGSITLSNRLGTPRDCANLVRFLCSENGQWVNGQLLYSNGGIA encoded by the coding sequence ATGTCTTCAGCTGAAAAGAATAAGCGGCCTCTGGCACTTATCACCGGTGCCGGCCGCTCTATCGGAATAGGAGCGGCAATCGCCCGAACTCTTGCCGCAGATGGGTGGGATCTCGCTTTGAGCTACTGGACTCCTTACGATAAATCCATGCCCTGGGGAATCCGATCCGGAGAAACAGAAGCGCTGCGCGACGAACTGGTTTCTTCAGGTGCTAATGCATCTCTCTATCCGGCTGATTTGAGCGATCCCGCTCAGCCTGAGCAACTGTTTGAAACCATTGAAGCGGAACAGGGGGCAGTTCAGGCCATGATTCTCTCCCATTGTTATTCTGTTGACAGCGATATATTTTCAACTACTGTGGAGAGTTTTGACAGACATTTTGCTGTAAATGCCAGAGCCTCGTGGCTGCTGGTTCGGGAATTCGGTATGCGCTATAAAGATCAGTCCGGAAAGGGACGGATTATAGGATTAACAAGTGACCATACAGCGGGAAACCTCCCTTACGGTGCCAGTAAAGGGGCTCTTGATCGTATTGTACTGGCTTCGGCGGTGGAATTCAGGGATAAGGGCATAACCGCCAATGTTATCAATCCCGGAGCAACCGACACCGGGTGGATGGATGAAGACCTGAAAAAAACGATCGGGAGTATTACCTTGTCCAATCGCCTGGGAACTCCCCGGGATTGTGCCAATCTTGTCCGGTTTCTCTGTTCGGAAAACGGACAGTGGGTAAATGGTCAGCTTCTCTATAGCAACGGTGGAATTGCTTAG
- a CDS encoding ABC transporter transmembrane domain-containing protein has protein sequence MAESHFKEESFSNKLSFKTAARIVRQATPHWPLLIGFILFIMVTAFIEAFNTYIVKNAIDLAVIPGDGPMLLRFMMIYGSLHIVLAGTVFGFIYCAGRLGEQIQYDLRKKLFNHLQDLSFSYFDKTPVGWIISRCTSDIQRVSDLVTWNLLDLVWAITNIISAMVFMFLINWKLALIVVVAMPILISIALRFQKYIIGEFRKVRSINSKITGAYNENITGVKIIKALVREKKNLSLFGQLTDNMYNASYRAVWLSAIFLPIVQLLTAVAFGAVLWFGGFQFKLGLFTIGGIQAFISYITFMMWPVQDLARVYGEMQQAVASAERVFSLIDTEPDIQDTPDSYDVESVKGEIEFRNVDFYYEENNPVLSDFSLTVKPGETIALVGPTGGGKSTIVNLICRFYEPKKGRILMGGRDYRSFTQQSLQSKLGVVLQTPHLFSGTIMDNIRYGRLEASDEEVIEAAKLAHAHDFIAELDKQYYEDVGEEGTLLSVGQKQLISLARAILAKPEIIIMDEATSSIDTLTEELIQKGMDTLLDGSTGFVIAHRLSTIRNADRILVIESGKIKEMGSHRELLAKRGHYFDLYTRQFRRERQRDLHVFS, from the coding sequence GTGGCTGAGTCACATTTTAAAGAAGAAAGCTTCAGCAATAAGCTGTCATTCAAAACGGCTGCGAGAATTGTCAGACAGGCGACTCCGCACTGGCCGCTGCTTATAGGTTTTATTCTCTTTATAATGGTTACGGCTTTTATAGAAGCCTTTAACACTTACATTGTAAAGAATGCCATCGACCTGGCCGTCATCCCCGGCGACGGTCCGATGCTGCTGCGGTTTATGATGATCTACGGAAGCCTCCATATCGTTCTGGCGGGAACTGTCTTCGGTTTTATCTACTGCGCGGGGAGATTGGGTGAGCAGATTCAGTACGATTTGAGGAAAAAGCTCTTCAATCACCTTCAGGATCTGTCTTTTTCCTATTTTGACAAGACTCCCGTCGGCTGGATTATCTCCCGCTGTACTTCTGACATTCAGAGAGTCTCCGATCTGGTTACCTGGAACCTTCTGGACCTGGTCTGGGCTATCACCAATATCATTTCGGCCATGGTTTTCATGTTTCTCATCAACTGGAAGCTGGCTTTGATTGTTGTCGTGGCCATGCCGATCCTTATCTCCATAGCTCTGCGTTTCCAGAAATACATTATTGGAGAGTTCCGTAAGGTCAGGTCCATCAACTCAAAAATAACCGGGGCCTATAATGAAAACATTACAGGGGTTAAAATCATAAAGGCTCTTGTCCGGGAAAAGAAGAATCTATCACTCTTCGGGCAACTGACCGATAACATGTATAACGCTTCCTACAGAGCGGTCTGGCTGTCAGCTATATTTCTTCCCATTGTCCAGCTACTTACGGCTGTGGCTTTCGGCGCTGTTCTGTGGTTCGGGGGCTTTCAGTTCAAGCTCGGGCTTTTCACAATCGGAGGGATTCAGGCCTTTATCAGTTACATCACTTTTATGATGTGGCCGGTTCAGGATCTTGCCAGAGTATACGGAGAGATGCAGCAGGCTGTCGCCAGCGCAGAGAGGGTTTTTTCCCTGATAGATACGGAACCGGATATTCAGGACACTCCCGATTCCTATGATGTCGAGTCTGTAAAAGGTGAAATCGAGTTCAGGAATGTAGATTTTTACTACGAAGAGAATAATCCTGTTCTCAGTGATTTTTCCCTTACAGTCAAACCGGGTGAGACTATCGCTCTGGTAGGTCCGACAGGCGGAGGGAAATCGACAATCGTCAACCTGATCTGCCGGTTTTATGAACCGAAAAAAGGCCGGATCCTCATGGGTGGCCGCGATTACAGATCATTTACACAGCAGTCTCTTCAGTCAAAGCTGGGGGTCGTACTCCAGACTCCTCATCTCTTCTCCGGAACCATTATGGATAATATCCGGTATGGCAGGCTTGAAGCCTCTGATGAAGAAGTCATAGAGGCCGCGAAACTGGCTCATGCCCATGATTTTATCGCCGAGCTGGATAAACAGTATTATGAGGATGTCGGAGAGGAGGGAACCCTTCTTTCGGTCGGACAGAAGCAGCTTATCTCTCTGGCCCGAGCCATTCTCGCCAAGCCGGAGATTATTATAATGGATGAAGCCACCAGTTCAATCGATACGCTGACGGAAGAGCTTATCCAGAAAGGCATGGACACATTGCTCGATGGATCGACGGGGTTTGTCATCGCCCACAGGCTCTCAACTATCCGCAACGCCGACCGCATTCTGGTTATTGAAAGCGGGAAGATTAAAGAGATGGGCAGCCATAGGGAACTGCTGGCTAAGCGCGGTCATTATTTCGATCTGTATACGCGACAGTTCCGCAGGGAAAGACAGAGGGACCTCCATGTCTTCAGCTGA
- a CDS encoding MarR family winged helix-turn-helix transcriptional regulator: MMQTDTIVEQLKLYVQLLPRIDKLVYPELPELQKEHKLNKTQIKTILITGLFNGSVMKELWEILNVTKGNLSILIDSLVNKGFVKCERQTDDRRKVRVYLTESGEDLYKQILDQTDSHVQDSKLKVNKKETEILKKMITILD; this comes from the coding sequence ATGATGCAAACAGACACGATAGTAGAACAACTTAAATTATATGTACAATTGCTTCCGCGAATAGATAAGCTTGTATATCCCGAACTTCCCGAATTACAGAAAGAGCATAAGCTGAACAAAACACAAATAAAAACCATACTGATTACAGGTCTTTTCAACGGATCTGTCATGAAGGAATTATGGGAAATCCTCAATGTCACGAAAGGCAATTTATCCATTCTGATAGATTCTCTGGTGAATAAGGGTTTTGTTAAATGTGAACGCCAGACTGATGACCGCAGAAAGGTAAGAGTCTATCTGACCGAATCGGGAGAAGATCTTTATAAGCAGATCCTGGATCAAACAGATTCTCATGTTCAAGACAGCAAATTAAAAGTTAACAAGAAAGAAACAGAAATCCTGAAAAAGATGATTACCATTCTCGACTAA